The Vicia villosa cultivar HV-30 ecotype Madison, WI linkage group LG1, Vvil1.0, whole genome shotgun sequence genome includes a region encoding these proteins:
- the LOC131596352 gene encoding uncharacterized protein LOC131596352 — translation MSQIAQQLASPQQPGALPSATVTNPKDHNNVSAIVTRSGKAKEVVEESVEEEEPLLEVDVEIKENEVEAEDLGVSEPATKGKISEQKPIRNKKKGQHEKFFERFLEMFKKLELNIPFLEALEQMPTYAKFMKDIISKKRTTDSDPIILTKTCSAILQGMKILVKKKDRGSVTIPCTIGDRSFKKALIDLGASVSLMPLFIYKRLGIGKVQDTRMTLQFADHSVKRPYRIVEDVLVKIDKFVFPVDFVILEMPDDEEIPIILGRPFLETGRCLIDIEEERVLSLSIFNETEEVDEKEIEVLNMIEARLFFKSYRQNRWEDLRQPLVEEKKDEPKKGAELKQLSENLKNVFLDTESKCTAIISSHLEVLQENKLVEVLKKHKSDMGWSIEDLKGISPTEVVKLLDAGMIYPISDSSWESPVHVVPKKGGTMMIKNEKNELIPTRTVIGWRVCIDYRRLNLATRKDHFPLPFIDQMLERRMPFGLCNAPATFQVESRDERSGQKGSGETIRCGDESTLYLIVLGFIRDFSKIAKPLTTLLVKDKVFTFDNEYAVAFKTIKKKLVSAPIVVAPDWSLPFEIMCDASDIAMNYSTTEKELLAVVYAFDKFKQYLLGSRDSKPRLLRWILFLQEFDVEIRDKKGCENTVADHLSRMSPIEETEEKRPIKDEFADEHILAIIGIPWFSDYANYLVGGLIPEDFDSNRKKKFLHDCKFNLWDDPFLYKRGINGLVRRCVPEEEQRDVLKACHDLDYGGHFSGDRTTAKVLQSGLYWLTLFKDAHHVVRECDRCQRTGNISKRNQMPQNAMFEVELFDLWGIDFMGPFPPSFGKNYILVAVDYVSKWVEVVVFPTNDAKVVVNFLKHNIFSRFGVPRALVSDEGTHFLNKLMENLLRKYNVKHKIATPYHPQASGQVEVSNRKIKQVLEKTVPIMPPKKSNTGKQVAATSGTRKRLVRQPNHHDILFADSKHHQRYMARIKRKLIPTRYICENTMNTLGIKTQIDRLFHTVGMLEFMYMEAPSYERLSLEYLSTIEFKLEKKWNGSIKYYFGTLKFRLFNKAHELIVEELGGVLSFPIYGPGAIPDEFPGQ, via the exons atgagtcaaatagcacaacaattGGCAAGTCCTCAGCAACCTGGTGCTCTACCTAGTGCCACAGTTACGAATCCCAAAGACCATAATAATGTGAGCGCTATAGTAACTAGAAGTGGTAAAGCTAAAGAAGTTGTGGAGGagagtgttgaagaagaagagCCATTGCTTGAAGTGGATGTGGAAATAAAGGAGAATGAGGTAGAAGCTGAAGACTTGGGTGTGTCGGAACCAGCAACTAAAGGGAAGATTAGTGAGCAAAAACCGATAAGAAATAAGAAGAAGGGGCAGCATGAGAAATTTTTTGAAAGATTCTTGGAGATGTTTAAGAAGCTTGAGTTAAACATTCCATTCCTGGAGGCATTGGAACAAATGCCTACATATGCCAAGTTCATGAAAGacatcatctccaagaaaaggACCACCGATAGTGACCCGATTATTCTAACcaaaacttgtagtgctattttgcagggtatgaagattctAGTGAAAAAGAAGGACCGAGGCTCTGTGACTATTCCTTGTACAATTGGGGATAGATCATTCAAAAAAGCTCTTATTGATTTAGGAGCAAGTGTGAGCCTTATGCCTTTGTTCATTTACAAGAGATTGGGTATTGGTAAAGTacaagatacaagaatgacactgcAATTTGCTGATCATTCCGTGAAGAGACCTTACAGGATAGTAGAAGATGTGCTTGTCAAAATTGACAAGTTTGTGTTCCCGGTGgattttgtaattttagagaTGCCAGATGATGAAGAAATTCCAATCATTTTGGGGAGACCATTCTTAGAGACCGGGAGATGTTTGATAGACATAGAAGAAG AAAGAGTGTTAAGTTTATCAATTTTTAACGAAACGGAAGAGGTTGACGAAAAAGAGATAGAAGTGTTGAATATGATAGAAGCAAGACTATTTTTTAAAAGTTATCGACAAAATCGATGGGAAGATTTAAGGCAACCGTTAGTAGAGGAAAAGaaagatgaaccaaagaagggggctgaattGAAACAATTATCGGAGAACCTCAAAAATGTCTTCTTAGACACAGAGAGCAAATGTACGGCTATCATAAGTTCACACCTTGAAGTTCTCCAAGAGAACAAGCTTGTTGAAGTTCTGAAAAAGCACAAAAGTGACATGGGATGGTCGATTGAAGATTTGAAGGGGATTAGTCCTACG gaagtggtgaaactattagATGCGGGGATGATCTACCCTATATCTGATAGTTCTTGGGAGAGCCCTGTTCATGTGGTGCCAAAAAAGGGAGGAACTATGATGATAAAGAATGAGAAAAATGAGCTAATCCCTACAAGGACAGTCATAGGGTGGAGAGTTTGCATAGATTACAGAAGGTTAAATCTGGCGACAAGAAAGGATCACTTCCCATTACCTTTCATAGACCAAATGCTGGaaag aaggatgccattcgggttatgtaatgctcctgctACTTTTCAAGTTGAATCCCGCGATGAAAGAAGTGGTCagaaaggaagtggtgaaactattagATGCGGGGATGAATCTACCCTATATCTGATAGTTCTTGG gttcataagagacttTTCCAAGATAGCCAAACCCTTAACTACTCTTTTGGTTAAGGATAAGGTTTTTACTTTTGATAATGAATATGCCGTAGCatttaaaacaattaagaaaaaactagtgtcggcaccaattgttgtggCCCCGGATTGGTCTCtgccttttgagatcatgtgtgatgcaagtgatattGCA ATGAACTACTCAACCACTGAAAAAGAGTTGCTagctgttgtttatgcctttgataaattcaagCAATATCTAttgggttctaga gactctaagccaagGCTTCTGAGATGGATTTTAttccttcaggagtttgatgtggaaattcgtgacaagaaagggtgTGAAAACACAGTAGCCGATCACCTTTCTCGAATGTCACCTATCGAGGAAACAGAAGAAAAACGgccaataaaggatgagttcgCAGATGAACACATCCTCGCTATTATTGGTATACCTTGGTTTTCCGATTATGCAAACTATCTGGTAGGTGGGTTAATCCCAGAGGATTTTGATTCTAACCGTAAGAAAAAGTTTTTGCATGATTGTAAGTTCAACTTATGGGATGACCCATTCCTGTACAAGAGAGGAATAAATGGTTTGGTCAGAAGAtgcgtaccagaggaggaacaaaGGGATGTGCTAAAAGCATGTCATGACTTAGATTATGGGGGACACTTTAGTGGTGATAGAACTACTGCAAAAGTCTTACAGTCTGGTTTATACTGGCTAACCTTATTCAAGGATGCTCATCATGTTGTTCGAGAATGCGACAGATGTCAAAGAACGGGTAACATCTCAAAGAGAAATCAGATGCCCCAGAATGCTATGTTCGAAGTAGAACTGTTCGATTTATGGGGGATTGATTTTATGGGACCCTTTCCACCTTCCTTTGGGAAAAATTATATCTTGGTAGCAGTCGATTACGTATCAAAGTGGGTAGAAGTTGTGGTGTTTCCCACCAATGATGCGAAAGTGGTGGTGAATTTCCTCAAGCATAACATCTTCTCTAGGTTTGGAGTACCCCGAGCACTAGTAAGTGATGAGGGTACTCatttcttaaataaattaatgGAGAATTTGTTGAGAAAGTACAATGTTAAACACAAGATCGCCACCCCATATCACCCTCAAGCAAGTGGGCAAGTTGAGGTTTCTAACAGGAAAATAAAACAAGTTCTGGAAAAAACT GTACCAATCATGCCACCCAAAAAGAGCAACACAGGTAAGCAAGTTGCTGCTACCTCTGGCACTCGCAAACGCCTGGTACGCCAACCCAATCATCACGACATTCTCTTTGCGGACAGCAAGCATCACCAAAGGTACATGGCCCGTATCAAACGGAAGCTCATTCCAACGAGGTATATCTGTGAAAACACTATGAACACCCTAGGCATAAAAACTCAAATTGATAGATTATTTCATACTGTGGGCATGTTGGAATTTATGTATATGGAGGCACCATCATATGAACGCCTCAGTCTTGAGTATTTAAGCACCATAGAGTTTAAGTTAGAGAAGAAATGGAATGGGTCTATCAAGTACTACTTTGGTACCCTTAAGTTTCGTCTATTTAACAAAGCCCATGAGCTAATTGTAGAGGAGTTAGGTGGTGTCCTTAGTTTTCCCATCTACGGACCTGGGGCCATTCCGGATGAATTCCCGGGACAATAA